The following proteins come from a genomic window of Pararhodobacter sp.:
- a CDS encoding IclR family transcriptional regulator, with protein MNDQATARSGIQVIARAAAILRVLRDDTDGLSLGQIAERVELPRSTVQRIVGALQAERLVIASSSGGSIRLGPEITALSEATRYNVVEECRLHLSELSRQLGETADLSVLRGAAMIFLDQVPGMHRLRTVSSVGDAFPLTTTANGRSALSLLPEDQARKLVEDEWQRWHKRGDWPAFAALLAQVRETGLACDSDEHTEGISALGGALRDRHGEIYAISVPVPSQRFVQIRPRIEEALLEMLATLRVQLAY; from the coding sequence ATGAACGACCAAGCAACCGCCCGCTCCGGCATTCAAGTCATCGCCCGTGCGGCGGCGATTCTCAGGGTTTTGCGCGATGATACCGACGGGTTGTCGCTTGGCCAGATTGCGGAACGGGTGGAATTGCCCCGCTCTACGGTGCAGCGAATCGTTGGCGCGTTGCAGGCCGAGCGCTTGGTGATTGCGTCAAGCTCGGGCGGCAGCATCAGATTGGGACCCGAGATCACCGCGCTCTCGGAGGCGACGCGCTATAATGTTGTCGAGGAATGCCGTTTGCACCTGTCGGAACTGTCGCGGCAATTGGGCGAAACGGCGGATCTGTCGGTCTTGCGCGGCGCGGCGATGATTTTTCTCGATCAGGTGCCGGGTATGCACCGGCTGCGCACGGTCTCGTCGGTGGGGGATGCCTTTCCGCTGACCACCACGGCCAACGGACGCTCGGCGCTGTCGCTGCTGCCCGAGGATCAGGCGCGCAAGCTGGTCGAGGATGAATGGCAACGCTGGCACAAACGCGGCGACTGGCCAGCGTTTGCCGCGCTTCTGGCACAGGTGCGGGAAACCGGTCTGGCATGTGACAGCGACGAGCACACCGAGGGGATTTCCGCATTGGGCGGGGCGCTGCGTGATCGCCACGGCGAGATCTATGCGATCTCGGTGCCGGTGCCCTCGCAGCGTTTCGTGCAAATCCGCCCCCGGATCGAAGAGGCGCTGCT
- a CDS encoding cyclase family protein, which produces MVKVRGIEFEGNLDNSMGLEFYNLSHRFGFQNPNWPYFEDTKIERIHYMAKSGVLSQRITTTMHATTHIDAPAHVVQGTPFIDEVPLPHFFGSGIVVALPKKKWEPITAEDLEKACGHVIRKGDVLIINTGWHKHYEDGDYFAYCPGFVKSAGEWMVEKGVKVVGHDTQANDHPLATAIGPQRNGPLLPHLAEEYKEWSGGVDWKDAFPEWEPVHNVLFKNGIMGIENVGGDLDAVTGKRCTFAFFPWNWDRGDGCIVRLVAMIDKSQNFRIEAGEAI; this is translated from the coding sequence ATGGTGAAAGTTCGCGGGATCGAGTTCGAGGGCAATCTCGACAACAGCATGGGGCTGGAGTTCTACAATCTCAGCCACCGGTTCGGGTTTCAAAACCCCAATTGGCCGTATTTCGAAGATACCAAAATCGAGCGCATCCATTATATGGCGAAATCCGGCGTGCTCTCGCAGCGCATCACCACCACGATGCACGCCACCACCCATATCGACGCGCCCGCCCATGTCGTGCAGGGCACGCCGTTTATCGACGAAGTGCCGCTGCCGCATTTCTTCGGCTCGGGGATCGTGGTCGCCTTGCCCAAGAAGAAATGGGAGCCGATCACCGCCGAGGATCTCGAGAAAGCCTGCGGTCATGTGATCCGCAAAGGCGATGTGCTGATCATCAACACCGGCTGGCACAAACACTATGAAGATGGAGACTATTTCGCCTATTGCCCCGGTTTCGTGAAATCGGCGGGCGAATGGATGGTCGAGAAGGGCGTCAAGGTTGTCGGTCATGACACCCAAGCCAATGACCACCCGCTGGCCACCGCAATTGGCCCCCAGCGCAACGGCCCGCTACTGCCGCATCTGGCCGAGGAATACAAGGAATGGTCCGGCGGTGTCGATTGGAAGGACGCATTTCCCGAGTGGGAGCCGGTGCATAACGTGCTGTTCAAAAATGGCATTATGGGGATCGAGAATGTCGGCGGCGATCTGGACGCAGTCACCGGCAAACGCTGCACCTTTGCCTTCTTCCCCTGGAACTGGGACCGCGGCGACGGCTGTATCGTGCGGCTGGTCGCAATGATCGACAAAAGCCAGAACTTCCGCATCGAAGCGGGCGAGGCGATCTGA
- a CDS encoding cupin domain-containing protein, with protein MHVKHFQDAAPYEAPNHFGCHGLRLQGFEPDGPKNQWVGLSQFLPAGGAGPDSTPFEKVYVVLEGEMTVIIDGTETVLGKYDSCTIPAGEIRTIENRSNHTCTMLVVIPYPPGVTP; from the coding sequence ATGCATGTGAAACACTTTCAGGACGCCGCCCCCTATGAAGCGCCGAACCATTTCGGCTGCCATGGGCTGCGGTTGCAAGGGTTCGAACCGGATGGCCCCAAAAATCAATGGGTTGGCCTGAGCCAGTTCCTGCCCGCAGGCGGCGCAGGGCCGGACAGCACGCCTTTTGAGAAAGTCTATGTCGTCCTTGAAGGCGAGATGACCGTGATCATCGACGGCACCGAGACCGTACTTGGCAAATACGACAGCTGCACGATCCCCGCCGGTGAAATCCGCACCATCGAAAACCGCAGCAATCACACCTGCACAATGCTGGTGGTGATCCCCTACCCGCCCGGAGTGACGCCATGA
- a CDS encoding SDR family NAD(P)-dependent oxidoreductase, producing MTLPDPLELFNVRGKIALITGASGAFGAVAARILGGAGCKLVLAAGNAAALAELAEACRAGGAEVIEVNARPDSEAACDALVAKAVEAFGALDILVVASGMNKVAKIDEMAPETFAQVMDANVTQSWLLARAATVQMKAQGSGKIVLVSSARGLLGHPAGYTAYCASKAAVDGITKSLGCELGPLGITVNAIAPTVFRSPLTAWMFGDDDHAKSVRAGFLARVPKGRLGEPEDLAGPLLFLASKASDFYTGHILYADGGYTAG from the coding sequence ATGACCCTGCCCGACCCTCTCGAGTTGTTCAATGTGCGCGGCAAGATCGCGCTGATCACCGGCGCATCGGGCGCCTTTGGCGCGGTGGCGGCGCGGATCTTGGGCGGCGCGGGCTGCAAGCTGGTGCTTGCCGCGGGCAATGCCGCGGCGCTGGCCGAACTGGCCGAGGCGTGTCGCGCAGGCGGCGCCGAGGTCATCGAGGTCAACGCCCGCCCCGACAGCGAGGCGGCCTGTGACGCGCTGGTGGCCAAAGCCGTCGAGGCGTTCGGCGCGCTCGATATTCTGGTGGTGGCATCGGGGATGAATAAAGTTGCCAAGATCGACGAGATGGCACCCGAGACATTCGCGCAGGTGATGGATGCCAATGTCACCCAAAGCTGGCTTTTGGCGCGGGCGGCCACGGTGCAGATGAAAGCGCAGGGCTCGGGCAAGATTGTGCTGGTCAGCTCGGCGCGCGGGCTCCTGGGGCATCCGGCGGGCTATACCGCCTATTGCGCTTCGAAAGCGGCGGTGGACGGGATCACCAAATCGCTGGGCTGCGAGTTGGGGCCGCTTGGCATCACCGTCAATGCAATTGCCCCCACCGTGTTCCGCAGCCCGCTGACCGCATGGATGTTCGGCGACGACGATCACGCCAAATCCGTCCGTGCGGGGTTCTTGGCCCGCGTTCCCAAAGGCCGCTTGGGCGAACCCGAGGATCTGGCCGGTCCGCTGCTGTTTCTCGCCTCGAAAGCCTCAGATTTTTACACCGGGCATATCCTCTATGCCGACGGTGGCTATACGGCGGGTTGA
- a CDS encoding 3-hydroxyacyl-CoA dehydrogenase family protein, with protein sequence MSARAQQIAVIGAGLMGHGIALTLARAGYPVAITDPVAEARASVKSRISASMGLLGHAEGEITQTLDLVEVLDTTAQAVAQADVVFEAAPEKMDLKRRIFAEVEAHAPESAILASNTSVMPITEIMRDLRLKSRALGTHWWNPPHLIPLVEVVRTRWTDDTAMRKMVALLENAGKTPVRVEQDVPGFIGNRLQHALWREAISLVERGICDAESVDTVIKSCFGRRLSVLGPLENADLVGTDLTLDIHNTVLADLESRQGPSPYLQRLVAEGKLGMKTGEGFRKWTPEQADALRNRVATHLRKLDGILDD encoded by the coding sequence ATGAGCGCGCGCGCACAACAGATTGCGGTGATCGGCGCGGGGCTGATGGGCCACGGGATTGCCCTGACACTTGCGCGGGCGGGATATCCGGTGGCGATCACCGATCCCGTGGCCGAGGCCCGCGCCTCGGTCAAATCCCGGATCAGCGCCAGCATGGGGCTGTTGGGGCATGCCGAAGGCGAGATCACGCAGACGCTTGATCTGGTTGAGGTTCTCGACACCACCGCGCAGGCCGTGGCACAGGCGGATGTGGTCTTTGAAGCGGCGCCCGAGAAAATGGACCTCAAACGCCGGATCTTTGCCGAAGTTGAGGCCCACGCGCCCGAGTCGGCAATTCTGGCCTCGAACACTTCGGTGATGCCGATCACCGAGATCATGCGCGATCTGCGGCTGAAATCCCGCGCGCTTGGCACCCATTGGTGGAATCCGCCGCATCTGATCCCGCTGGTTGAAGTGGTGCGCACCCGTTGGACCGATGACACCGCCATGCGTAAAATGGTCGCTCTCTTGGAAAACGCCGGTAAAACACCGGTGCGCGTCGAGCAGGACGTGCCCGGATTCATCGGCAACCGCCTGCAACATGCGCTCTGGCGTGAGGCGATCAGCCTTGTCGAGCGCGGGATTTGCGATGCAGAATCCGTCGATACGGTGATCAAATCCTGCTTTGGCCGCCGCCTGTCAGTGCTGGGACCGCTGGAGAATGCCGATCTGGTCGGCACCGATCTGACGCTGGATATCCACAACACGGTGCTGGCCGATCTCGAAAGCCGCCAAGGCCCCTCGCCCTATCTGCAACGCCTCGTCGCCGAGGGCAAACTGGGCATGAAAACCGGCGAAGGGTTCCGCAAATGGACACCGGAACAGGCTGACGCGCTGCGCAACCGTGTTGCCACGCATTTGCGCAAACTGGACGGAATACTCGACGACTAG
- a CDS encoding ABC transporter substrate-binding protein, whose amino-acid sequence MTSLHRSTINRRRFLAGTSALLAAPAILRGSRAYAQTPTLKVGHVSPRTGPLAGFAEADDYVLEAISQRFSAGIENNGRTWAIEVISKDSQSNPNRAAEVASQLILEDEVDIIVAASTPDTVNPVSDQAEINDVPCITTDCPWQPYFFGRGGNPAEGFRNTFHFFWGLEDVIAAFLDMWGGTGVAPVIGGLFPNDADGNAWGDPVNGLPTPLAEAGYNLIDPGRYQPMSDDFSNYINAFKEAGCEIVTGNMIAPDFGTFWAQAAQQGFAPKIVTIGKALLFPSVIEGLGDRGIGLSSEVWWSPNHPFASSLTGASAADLAHGFTAATGRPWTQPIGFKHALFEVVADVVARSEDLEDPDALLEAIRTTDINSIVGPINWANGPVPNVTKTPLVAGQWQREGEGIDLKIVANSHAPEIPTTGELMLLA is encoded by the coding sequence ATGACATCCTTACACCGTAGCACCATCAACCGCCGCCGGTTTCTTGCCGGCACTTCGGCGCTGCTGGCCGCGCCCGCAATCTTGCGCGGCAGTCGTGCCTATGCGCAAACACCGACGCTCAAAGTCGGCCATGTCAGCCCGCGCACCGGCCCGCTGGCCGGATTTGCCGAAGCCGATGACTATGTGCTCGAGGCGATTTCCCAAAGGTTCAGCGCCGGAATCGAGAACAACGGCCGTACTTGGGCGATCGAGGTGATCTCGAAGGACAGCCAGTCGAACCCGAACCGCGCCGCCGAAGTGGCCAGCCAGTTGATCCTCGAGGATGAGGTCGACATCATCGTCGCGGCCTCGACGCCGGACACGGTCAATCCGGTCTCGGATCAGGCCGAGATCAACGACGTTCCCTGTATCACCACCGATTGCCCGTGGCAGCCGTATTTCTTTGGCCGCGGCGGCAATCCTGCCGAGGGCTTTCGCAATACCTTCCATTTTTTCTGGGGTCTTGAGGATGTGATCGCCGCCTTCCTCGATATGTGGGGCGGCACAGGGGTGGCGCCGGTAATCGGTGGATTGTTCCCCAATGATGCGGATGGCAACGCTTGGGGCGATCCGGTCAATGGCTTGCCCACGCCGCTGGCCGAGGCCGGTTACAACCTGATCGATCCCGGTCGCTATCAGCCGATGTCGGATGATTTCTCGAACTATATCAACGCCTTCAAAGAGGCCGGATGCGAGATTGTCACCGGCAATATGATCGCGCCGGATTTCGGCACCTTCTGGGCGCAGGCCGCGCAACAAGGCTTTGCGCCGAAGATCGTGACCATCGGCAAGGCGCTGTTGTTCCCCTCGGTGATCGAGGGCTTGGGGGACCGCGGTATTGGCCTCTCGTCCGAGGTCTGGTGGTCGCCCAACCATCCCTTCGCCTCATCCCTGACCGGCGCCAGTGCCGCCGATCTCGCGCATGGGTTCACCGCCGCCACCGGCCGCCCGTGGACGCAGCCGATCGGCTTTAAACACGCGCTCTTCGAGGTCGTCGCCGATGTTGTTGCGCGCTCCGAGGATCTCGAGGATCCCGACGCCCTGCTGGAGGCGATCCGCACGACGGATATCAACTCGATTGTCGGACCGATCAACTGGGCGAACGGGCCAGTGCCGAACGTCACCAAAACACCTCTGGTCGCCGGTCAATGGCAGCGTGAAGGCGAGGGCATTGATCTGAAGATCGTCGCCAACTCCCACGCGCCCGAGATCCCGACCACCGGCGAATTGATGTTGCTGGCGTAA
- a CDS encoding ABC transporter ATP-binding protein, producing MSVILELNGVTKAFGAVVVADDQSWTLDKGEALGVIGPNGAGKTTMFNLVTGNLAADAGVIRLNGETISKWSAARRCRAGIARSFQVPQPFAHMTVFENAYVAATQGAGLSSTQADRLCLEVLDRTGLLAKSNVKAGGLTLLERKRLELSRALCAKPSVLLLDEIAGGLTEHECHALIQTIKDVRETGVSIVWIEHVVHALLAVVDRLIVIDFGKKIAEGAPTAIMQSDAVREIYLGLDADA from the coding sequence ATGTCGGTAATTCTGGAACTCAACGGTGTGACGAAAGCCTTTGGCGCGGTGGTTGTCGCCGATGACCAAAGCTGGACCCTCGACAAGGGCGAGGCCTTGGGGGTGATCGGGCCGAACGGCGCGGGCAAAACCACGATGTTCAATCTGGTCACCGGCAATCTTGCTGCGGATGCCGGTGTGATCCGGCTCAACGGCGAGACGATCAGCAAATGGTCCGCCGCACGCCGCTGCCGCGCCGGTATCGCGCGCAGTTTTCAGGTGCCACAACCCTTTGCGCATATGACCGTGTTTGAAAATGCCTATGTCGCTGCCACACAGGGCGCGGGGCTCTCGTCGACACAGGCCGACCGGCTGTGTCTTGAGGTGCTCGACCGCACTGGCTTGCTGGCCAAGTCCAACGTCAAGGCCGGTGGCCTGACCCTGCTCGAGCGCAAGCGGCTGGAGCTCTCGCGCGCGCTCTGTGCCAAGCCCAGTGTTCTGCTGCTTGACGAGATCGCGGGCGGGCTCACCGAACACGAATGCCACGCGCTGATCCAGACCATCAAGGATGTGCGCGAAACCGGCGTGTCGATCGTCTGGATCGAACATGTCGTGCATGCGCTGCTGGCCGTTGTCGACCGGCTGATTGTGATCGATTTCGGCAAAAAGATCGCCGAGGGCGCACCCACGGCAATCATGCAATCCGACGCCGTGCGCGAGATTTATCTGGGGCTTGATGCCGATGCCTGA
- a CDS encoding ABC transporter ATP-binding protein — MPDPILTIDGLNAHYGDFQALYDLSMSVEAGEVVAVIGANGAGKTTLLRSISGLLRNAPASVLWRGTPIGAMRADQIAAQGIALVPEGRLLFPSLSVEENLIIGGQSGRKGPWNLQRVYRLFPVLEERRNQASTSLSGGQQQMVAIGRALMSNPDVVLMDEISLGLAPVIIRQIYEALPGIVGEGLTAVLVEQDISKALSVSKRVYCLQEGRVSLEGPSQSVSRDDISRAYFGV; from the coding sequence ATGCCTGATCCGATCCTGACCATCGACGGGCTCAACGCCCATTACGGCGATTTCCAAGCGCTCTATGATCTCTCGATGAGCGTCGAAGCCGGCGAAGTCGTGGCGGTGATTGGCGCGAATGGCGCCGGTAAAACCACGCTGCTGCGCTCGATCAGCGGGCTGTTGCGCAATGCGCCTGCGTCGGTGCTCTGGCGCGGCACCCCGATCGGGGCGATGCGCGCCGACCAGATTGCCGCGCAGGGCATCGCGCTGGTGCCCGAGGGCCGTCTGCTCTTTCCGTCGCTGAGCGTCGAGGAAAACCTGATCATCGGCGGGCAATCGGGCCGCAAGGGGCCGTGGAATTTGCAACGCGTTTACCGGCTGTTTCCGGTGCTGGAAGAGCGCCGCAATCAGGCCTCGACTTCGCTATCGGGCGGGCAGCAGCAGATGGTCGCGATTGGCCGCGCGCTGATGTCGAACCCCGATGTGGTGTTGATGGACGAGATCAGCCTTGGCCTCGCGCCGGTGATCATCCGCCAGATCTATGAGGCCCTGCCCGGCATTGTCGGCGAAGGTCTGACGGCAGTGCTGGTCGAGCAAGACATCTCGAAGGCGCTCTCGGTCTCGAAACGGGTCTACTGCCTGCAAGAGGGCCGCGTCTCGCTTGAAGGCCCATCTCAATCTGTATCGCGCGACGATATTTCGCGCGCATATTTCGGGGTTTAG
- a CDS encoding branched-chain amino acid ABC transporter permease encodes MDWINAVIQGVLLGGLYALFAAGLSLIFGVMRLVNIAHGDLIVLSAYLALTVTTALGLHPLLALVIVVPGMALVGYTLQRAILNRTMGDDLLPPLLVTFGLSVIIQNALLAGYSADPQKLQGGAIETASVALGPIALGVMPLIVFATAVVVIAALQWMFYRTALGRAFRATSDNQDIAQLMGLNRAHVFGLAMGLSLAVTALAGVFLGMRTSFDPAAGSARLIFGFEAVIIGGLGNLWGTLAGGVILGVAQTLGAKINPGFQILAGHLVFLAILAIRPRGLFPRIDG; translated from the coding sequence ATGGATTGGATCAATGCTGTTATCCAGGGCGTGTTGCTGGGCGGGCTCTATGCCCTCTTCGCCGCCGGGTTGAGCCTGATTTTCGGAGTGATGCGGCTGGTCAATATTGCCCATGGCGATCTGATCGTGCTCTCGGCCTATCTGGCGCTGACCGTGACCACGGCGTTGGGGCTGCATCCCCTGCTGGCGCTGGTCATTGTCGTGCCGGGCATGGCGCTGGTCGGCTATACGCTGCAACGCGCGATCCTGAACCGGACCATGGGCGATGACCTGCTACCGCCCTTGCTGGTGACCTTTGGTCTGTCGGTGATCATCCAGAACGCGTTGCTGGCGGGGTATTCCGCCGATCCGCAAAAGCTGCAAGGCGGCGCCATCGAGACCGCCAGCGTGGCACTTGGCCCGATTGCGCTGGGAGTGATGCCGCTGATCGTCTTTGCCACGGCGGTGGTGGTGATCGCGGCACTGCAATGGATGTTCTACCGCACCGCCCTTGGCCGCGCCTTTCGCGCCACCTCGGACAATCAGGATATCGCCCAATTGATGGGGCTGAACCGCGCGCATGTCTTCGGGCTGGCGATGGGGCTGTCGCTGGCGGTCACCGCGTTGGCGGGCGTGTTTTTGGGCATGCGCACCTCTTTTGATCCTGCCGCCGGTTCGGCGCGGCTGATCTTCGGCTTTGAAGCGGTAATCATCGGCGGTCTGGGCAATCTGTGGGGCACTTTGGCCGGAGGCGTGATCCTCGGCGTGGCGCAAACCCTCGGCGCCAAAATCAACCCCGGTTTCCAAATTCTGGCAGGGCATCTCGTGTTTCTCGCGATCCTTGCGATCCGGCCCCGTGGCCTCTTTCCAAGGATTGACGGATGA
- a CDS encoding branched-chain amino acid ABC transporter permease — MSTLTVTRRTRLSTVVLILLAPILIALIAAPWWAGRADLRLMGEIALYMSLATLWNLLAGYAGLVSVGQQAYVGLGGYLFFALTMLAGIDPYAALPLAALAGAVIAAPVAVLIFRLRGAYFAIGTWVMAEVFRLSFAQVSALGGGSGTSLSADIVRGMADGRAAREAMAWWLALGVAVLVIGAVVLFLRSRQGVALTAIRDNEVAARSLGIDIWRSKFIVYVVVGGLTTLVGCLIFLQKLRISPDAAFSVNDWTAFVIFIVVIGGIGTIEGPIIGTLVFFALRETMADLGTLYLIALGLVAIVIMLKAPRGLWGFLRDRYNLEIFPLSRRVTGLTKGA, encoded by the coding sequence ATGAGCACTCTTACAGTTACCCGCCGCACCCGCCTGTCGACAGTGGTCCTGATCCTGCTGGCACCGATCCTCATCGCGCTGATTGCAGCCCCGTGGTGGGCGGGGCGCGCGGATCTGCGACTGATGGGCGAGATCGCGCTGTATATGTCGCTGGCAACCCTGTGGAACCTGCTGGCGGGCTATGCGGGTCTCGTGTCGGTCGGCCAACAGGCCTATGTCGGGCTTGGCGGCTATCTGTTCTTTGCGCTGACCATGCTGGCGGGCATCGACCCTTATGCGGCCCTACCCCTCGCGGCGCTGGCGGGAGCAGTCATCGCCGCACCGGTGGCGGTGCTGATCTTCCGGCTGCGCGGCGCCTATTTCGCCATCGGCACCTGGGTCATGGCCGAGGTCTTCCGGCTGAGCTTCGCACAGGTTTCGGCGCTGGGTGGCGGATCGGGCACGTCGCTGTCCGCGGATATCGTGCGCGGCATGGCTGATGGGCGCGCGGCCCGTGAGGCCATGGCCTGGTGGCTCGCACTCGGCGTCGCGGTGCTGGTGATTGGTGCGGTGGTGCTGTTCCTGCGCTCGCGCCAAGGCGTGGCGCTGACCGCGATCCGCGACAACGAGGTCGCCGCGCGCAGCCTCGGCATTGATATCTGGCGCAGCAAATTCATCGTCTATGTCGTCGTCGGCGGGCTGACCACATTGGTCGGCTGCCTGATCTTCCTGCAAAAACTACGGATCTCGCCGGATGCGGCCTTCAGCGTCAACGACTGGACCGCCTTTGTCATCTTTATCGTGGTGATCGGCGGCATCGGCACCATCGAAGGGCCGATCATCGGCACGCTGGTGTTCTTTGCGCTGCGCGAGACCATGGCCGATCTGGGCACACTTTATCTGATCGCGCTGGGGCTGGTGGCAATTGTCATCATGCTCAAGGCCCCGCGCGGCCTCTGGGGGTTCCTGCGCGACCGCTACAACCTCGAGATTTTCCCCCTCAGCCGCCGGGTGACCGGTCTGACCAAAGGAGCCTGA
- a CDS encoding 3-keto-5-aminohexanoate cleavage protein, whose product MARKPRTIITCAVTGAIHTPTMSDALPYTYDQIATQAIAAAEAGASILHLHARDPKTGAPSINPDDFAPFLARIKQATDAVVNISTGGSLTASIQDRIKPALTFKPEMCSMNMGSLNFSFHGLAARYTTWKFDWEKAYVAGSEGNIFRNTFKDIKEAAETLAPDQIKFEHEIYDVGHLYNLKAMADQGHFKAPIFLQFVMGIMGGIGADVENLVFLKRTADKLFGAEYRWSVLAAGLAQIPMAVTASQMGGHVRVGLEDSLFIARGELAESNAAQVTKVRRILEDLGNTIATPDEAREMLGLKGGDRVNF is encoded by the coding sequence ATGGCGCGCAAACCCAGGACGATCATCACCTGTGCCGTGACCGGCGCGATCCACACGCCGACCATGTCCGACGCCCTGCCCTATACCTACGACCAGATCGCCACGCAGGCGATTGCCGCGGCCGAGGCGGGTGCCTCGATCCTGCATCTGCACGCGCGTGACCCCAAAACCGGCGCACCGTCGATCAACCCCGATGATTTCGCGCCGTTTCTGGCCCGCATCAAGCAGGCCACCGATGCCGTGGTGAACATCTCGACCGGTGGCTCGCTGACCGCCTCGATTCAAGACCGCATCAAACCCGCGCTGACCTTCAAACCCGAGATGTGTTCGATGAACATGGGCTCGTTGAACTTCAGCTTTCACGGGCTGGCGGCGCGCTACACAACCTGGAAATTCGACTGGGAGAAAGCCTATGTCGCGGGCTCCGAGGGCAATATTTTCCGCAACACCTTCAAGGATATCAAGGAAGCCGCCGAGACCCTCGCCCCCGACCAGATCAAGTTCGAGCACGAGATTTACGACGTCGGCCACCTTTATAACCTCAAGGCGATGGCCGATCAGGGGCATTTCAAGGCACCGATTTTCCTGCAATTCGTGATGGGCATCATGGGCGGTATCGGCGCGGATGTGGAAAACCTCGTGTTCCTCAAACGCACCGCCGACAAGCTGTTCGGCGCGGAGTACCGCTGGTCGGTGCTGGCGGCGGGTCTCGCGCAGATCCCGATGGCGGTGACCGCCAGCCAGATGGGCGGCCATGTGCGCGTCGGGCTGGAGGACAGCCTGTTCATCGCGCGCGGCGAACTGGCCGAGTCAAATGCCGCGCAGGTCACCAAGGTGCGCCGGATCCTCGAAGACCTCGGCAACACCATCGCCACCCCGGATGAGGCCCGCGAGATG